The following proteins are encoded in a genomic region of Catellatospora sp. TT07R-123:
- a CDS encoding glycosyltransferase family 2 protein produces the protein MTAKVSVVVPTRNRPELLAKALDAILGQEYPGPIEVIVVFDQSEPDLSLRRDDPHREVRVITNARTQGLAGGRNTGIGAATGELVAFCDDDDEWLPGKLAAQVALLDARPESELCCIGVVIDYDGRDVERTLGKDSITLPDLLRDRLTELHPSTFLFRRAALVDGIGLVDENIPGSYAEDYELLLRAARRAPIANAPGALVRVRWHRQSYFTARWATIAEALQWLLERYPEFDSAPRGHARITGQIAFAQAAGGHRKDAIRWVRKTIRHSPREARSYLALAVATRLVSADSVLRKLHKRGRGI, from the coding sequence ATGACCGCCAAGGTCTCGGTGGTGGTGCCCACCCGCAACCGGCCCGAGCTGCTGGCCAAGGCCCTCGACGCCATCCTCGGGCAGGAGTACCCCGGCCCGATCGAGGTGATCGTGGTCTTCGACCAGAGCGAGCCCGACCTGTCGCTGCGCCGTGACGACCCGCACCGCGAGGTGCGCGTCATCACCAACGCGCGCACCCAGGGCCTGGCCGGCGGTCGCAACACCGGCATCGGCGCGGCCACCGGCGAGCTGGTGGCGTTCTGCGACGACGACGACGAGTGGCTGCCCGGCAAGCTCGCCGCGCAGGTGGCGCTGCTGGACGCCCGGCCGGAGTCGGAGCTGTGCTGCATCGGCGTGGTCATCGACTACGACGGCCGCGACGTGGAGCGGACCCTCGGCAAGGACAGCATCACGCTGCCGGACCTGCTGCGCGACCGGCTGACCGAGCTGCACCCGTCGACGTTCCTGTTCCGGCGCGCCGCGCTGGTCGACGGGATCGGCCTGGTCGACGAGAACATCCCGGGCAGCTACGCCGAGGATTACGAGCTGCTGCTGCGCGCGGCGCGGCGGGCCCCGATCGCCAACGCGCCGGGCGCGCTGGTGCGGGTGCGCTGGCACCGGCAGTCGTACTTCACCGCGCGCTGGGCGACGATCGCCGAGGCGCTGCAGTGGCTGCTGGAGCGGTACCCGGAGTTCGACAGCGCGCCGCGCGGGCACGCCCGCATCACCGGGCAGATCGCGTTCGCGCAGGCCGCGGGTGGGCACCGCAAGGACGCCATCCGGTGGGTACGCAAGACGATCCGGCACAGCCCGCGCGAGGCGCGCTCGTACCTGGCGCTCGCGGTGGCCACGCGGCTGGTCTCGGCCGATTCGGTGCTGCGCAAGCTGCACAAGCGCGGCCGCGGCATCTGA
- a CDS encoding DNRLRE domain-containing protein produces MAAIAATVVGVALIGTAVVVLVTGGDDPPATTTLKIKVSEDTYVVREQPDNVFGAEDKLVAVSKPDYYAVSYLKFDVPIPAGYRIAAMSLLVQAEGKPPGHVKVRTVLSSDWTEKDLAYAHRPGLGQVLNENPAVSEANLLTFNVDGAIGPLAQPVPTATQYSFAVTNASDSKPLTLYAGEHGEGRAVLEVTYIESTATEREMREAVQGRESPGPSGKPSGTPSPGASLDPSASPGATPSAGSGTPPDLPTGSTLCGASFYQENGESYTQALAREDGYFGGMEAARVFYPGAPANWPGSAGNAKRTVIVSFKYSPKDILNGSRDSYLRSWFANAPRDRDVYWVYYHEPEDNIESGVFTAADYRAAWRRLAGLADQAGNPKLHATLVLMDWTLMSQSGRKWRDYYAGGDVIDVLGWDVYNWDKKKYTSADDLVGRVQAISDGEKKPWGIAEMGSAKITGDSGSGRAAWLTSMASKAIAGKALWITYFDINWSTADFRLRDAVSQRAWRDFCDR; encoded by the coding sequence GTGGCGGCGATCGCGGCGACCGTCGTCGGCGTGGCGCTCATCGGCACCGCGGTGGTGGTGCTCGTGACAGGCGGGGACGACCCGCCCGCGACGACGACCTTGAAGATCAAGGTCAGTGAGGACACGTACGTCGTACGCGAGCAGCCGGACAACGTCTTCGGTGCCGAGGACAAGCTGGTCGCCGTCTCCAAGCCCGACTACTACGCCGTGTCGTACCTCAAGTTCGACGTGCCCATCCCGGCCGGCTACCGCATCGCCGCCATGTCGCTGCTGGTGCAGGCCGAGGGCAAGCCGCCGGGCCACGTGAAGGTGCGCACCGTGCTGTCCAGCGACTGGACCGAGAAGGACCTCGCCTACGCGCACCGCCCCGGTCTGGGCCAGGTGCTCAACGAGAACCCGGCCGTCTCCGAGGCCAACCTGCTCACCTTCAACGTCGACGGCGCGATCGGGCCGCTGGCCCAGCCGGTCCCGACCGCGACGCAGTACTCCTTCGCGGTCACCAACGCCAGCGACAGCAAGCCGCTCACCCTCTACGCCGGGGAGCACGGTGAGGGCCGGGCGGTGCTGGAGGTGACGTACATCGAGTCGACCGCGACCGAGCGGGAGATGCGCGAGGCCGTCCAGGGCCGCGAGAGCCCGGGGCCCAGCGGCAAGCCGTCGGGCACCCCGTCGCCCGGGGCGTCGCTCGACCCGTCCGCCTCGCCCGGGGCCACCCCGTCGGCGGGCAGCGGGACGCCGCCCGACCTGCCGACCGGCAGCACCCTGTGCGGCGCCTCCTTCTACCAGGAGAACGGCGAGTCGTACACGCAGGCGCTGGCGCGCGAGGACGGCTACTTCGGCGGTATGGAGGCGGCCCGGGTGTTCTACCCCGGTGCGCCGGCCAACTGGCCGGGCAGCGCCGGCAACGCCAAGCGCACCGTCATCGTGTCGTTCAAGTACTCGCCCAAGGACATCCTGAACGGCTCGCGCGACTCGTACCTGCGCAGCTGGTTCGCCAACGCGCCGCGCGACCGCGACGTGTACTGGGTCTACTACCACGAGCCCGAGGACAACATCGAGTCCGGCGTCTTCACCGCGGCCGACTACCGGGCGGCCTGGCGCCGCCTGGCGGGCCTGGCCGACCAGGCGGGCAACCCGAAGCTGCACGCCACGCTGGTCCTGATGGACTGGACCCTGATGTCGCAGTCGGGCCGCAAGTGGCGCGACTACTACGCGGGCGGCGACGTCATCGACGTGCTCGGCTGGGACGTCTACAACTGGGACAAGAAGAAGTACACCAGCGCCGACGACCTGGTCGGCCGGGTGCAGGCGATCTCCGACGGGGAGAAGAAGCCGTGGGGCATCGCCGAGATGGGCAGCGCGAAGATCACCGGCGACTCCGGCAGCGGCCGGGCGGCCTGGCTCACCTCGATGGCGAGCAAGGCGATCGCTGGCAAGGCCCTATGGATCACGTATTTCGACATCAACTGGTCGACGGCGGACTTCCGCCTGCGGGACGCGGTCTCGCAGCGGGCGTGGCGCGACTTCTGCGACCGGTGA